One genomic window of Gossypium hirsutum isolate 1008001.06 chromosome D11, Gossypium_hirsutum_v2.1, whole genome shotgun sequence includes the following:
- the LOC107951710 gene encoding uncharacterized protein, whose translation MVLWSYPPTAKQLTVTIGFCLTGASFIAAGAYLSFVNIGPQQERVKARSQYVKDRLRKMLDD comes from the coding sequence ATGGTGCTTTGGTCATATCCACCGACGGCGAAGCAACTAACAGTGACGATCGGTTTTTGCCTCACCGGAGCTTCGTTCATTGCCGCCGGAGCTTACCTTTCGTTTGTAAATATTGGTCCTCAACAAGAACGTGTTAAAGCTCGTAGCCAATACGTCAAAGACCGGCTTCGAAAGATGCTCGACGATTAA